TCCGATCGTCAGACGATGGTCAATTCCTTTTTCCGGGCAGTAGTTGATATGGCGGAATAGAATTTTTCCTTCCGCTTCATCAAAGCTAAAGCCGGACAGCTGAATCTCTTTATTGATGAAAAACAGCAGCGATGCCAAGTCCTTTGCCGCTTCAGGTTTACACAAGAATGGCAGTTCGGAGGAGAAATCTAAAGAGACCAAAGGCCCCAGCTCGTTTGGTGCTTTTTGCAAAATGCCGAGAGCCTCCTGGTAAAGGGGGAGTACCCGCAAAAACCGATTCCTTCCCTGAGGATCTTTGCCCAGGTCGGCAATTAAAAAAGGGGGAACGCTTCCATCACTATAGATGTTGTTTTGAAAGAACTCCTCCCGGAGCCAGCCGTTCATATTTTGTAAGAGAGTCTCTGATGCCATGCTAAAACTGCTCCTTTCTTAAAACAGGGTTGCTGACAGTCTCCTACCTTCCTTAGCAGATAGCCGTTAAAAGTTCTACTTCTTGGGTAAAATACCCTCCAGCATATCATCAAGTGTTGCCCCGTAAAAGGCCGTCAACTCATCCCGGAAGAGAACTCTTGAGCTTACAAGTTCGTCTCGTGCTTTTTGAGTCAGTCCCGCGGGATCTACGCCTGTGTATTTTTTCAAAGCTTCCACTGTCTGCTCATCCATTCCCGTCTCGAAGCGGTTGTCTTTGGGCTTGTGGATCTGCATCAGGGCATCTAGCAACCCGGGTTTTTCCGGATTGGATGGGCTGAACATCATCTCCGCTTGGGTCATACCCCGTGCAAGGTCTTTCATCCCCGCTTCAGACAGTTTTGTCCTGTGGTATTGATAATCTTCCTGACGGGCCAAATATTCAAACCGGAGCTTTTTCAGTTGATCATCAAGCTCGAGTGCCTTTTCTCTGTGCCCCTTGAGCCTCTCTTCCAAAACCCTGGCTTCCGCTTCGCTCAGTTTCTCCTTACGCAAGAGCCGGTAGGTTCCTGGCAAGAGGTTTGGCCTCAACTGTTTAAGTAGTTCGGGGGGGATGCCTTCACCCAATTTGGCGCTGATAGCTCCGATCGCAATTTTGTTTTTCTTATCTTTTAAAAGCTCCCTCTCGAACATGTATTTCTTATATCCAAAGGGGATGGAGCGGATTGTCTGCCTGATGCTCCTTAAGTGAAACGTCTCTTCTTTAAGGCGGTTTGGCGCCGTCATAATGGAGTGGAGCCACCCCGATCCCATGCTGACCACCGAAAGACCGACACCCGCAAGCCCAAGTCCTGTCAGGAAAATCCCGGGGATGGTCAAGATACCGGTGCATGTCATGATGAATCCCGCGATCGTGACTGCGGATGTTAGAATGGTAAAAGCTCCCATGATCGTGCTTTCAGTTAAGGTAAACCTGTAAAATTGCTTCTCCCTTTGAAGCTTGGCTTCAGACATGGCTTTCATGCCGTTGCGCAAGGAAGCGCTCAGGGTCTCTTCATGGCGAACATGGTCTTTTAGCATTGCCTGAAATCCTTGGGGATCGGCTAAGACTCCCGCAAGCGACTCTGCCGATTTGGCCACTAATGCGCTGTCGATTTTTTCCCATTCAACCGGAGGGTTTCTCAAGATCTCCTGCACGTTTTTAAGAGACTGGATCTGTTCTGAGTTCTTTTCAGAGGCCACTTCAAGGCGTTTGATTCTCTCCTCGATATGGCTGTCCAGGTTAGAGAGCCCCATCTCTTTGATTCCCGAAAGAATTGCCTTCATCCTTTCAGCTCTGTTTTGGGTCTCGGGGCGAAGTATTCTCTTAAAACTATTGATGCCCTCTTGCAGTTTTTTGGCGAAGGGCTCTTCCATCGACGCCATCTTTCCCTCTTCGACAGCTCTGCGCTGGTTTAGCATCTCCTCCATTTTGAAGACTCTGCCTTCGTAGTCGGAAAGAGCACTGTCCATTTTCGAGATGAATTCAGGGTCGCTAAGGATCTTATCCCGGAGCTCTTCTTTGGTGGTGACCAGGCTGTGCAAAGGAACTTGAAAGGAAGATAATGCATCGGCAGTCTCTTGAAAGCTTAAATTCTTCTCCTGGCAACTCTTCACTGCTGCGAAGGCCTTACCCTTTTCTTCGTTTGCCATGGAGGAGCTTTTAATTCGCTCTTTTAAAACCTCTCTCCAGTCAGGAATGTTGACCCCAATTTTCGCAAGCTCCAGGCGACCGGCTTCCAGTGTAGCTCCACTTAGGTTCAAGTTACTAAGGAAGCGGCTTCGCCAGAGATCCCCCCTGGAGTTTTTATGCTGATCCCAAAGGGAGTTTTGGAAAGCGGTGTCGCCGATCGCGTTTTTTTTGAATTTTGCGAATGCATGCGATTCCCTACCACCGAGGACAATGTTCATTTTTTCAAGAGAGATGCCCTCTTTCTTGAGAAAATCTTTCACCTGATCTACCGATGTTTGAGGGTCGAGAAGCATTTTTTTAAGTCCGTCGACGAAATGTTTTTTCTGCGCTTCGTTGATAGGGGGAGACTCCAAAGACTTTTGCGTGTCTTTTATATCGCCCCATTTGGCCCACGCTTTTGCCATTTTTATGGGGGTCAGGATCAGCGACAAGGCAGCGCCTGCGATGCTAAGTCCTTCCTGAACCTTCGGCAGGATGTCGAGCTTTTTGAAAAGTGAGTGGAGGCCATCTACGGCTTGCTCTACGATATCGGGAATGGCTCCTAAGACAGTCGCGACAACTCCCTCTCGTTGTGATTTTATGGATTCGCCAAACCGCTTCGCTTCTTTGTTCAATGCCTTCATCTCTTTTATCGAGATGGCAGGTTCAGGGGTCAAGATCGTCTTGGCATCGACCGCTTCGCTGGAGAGAATCGGTTCATTTTTAAGGTGGCGAGGGTGGGATTTTGCAGATGCCCTGACATCAAGGGGGCCTGTGTACTCTTTGGCGAGGAGCTCGGTTTCAGGAATCTTGCCTGCGCCCTGGACTCTCTGATTTCCAAGTGGGCTCACGTTATTCATAAGTACCTTTGGGTTGATAGAATTCTTTAGCCTGGCAGATCGGTGAGAGTTCCGAGTTCCTGGAATTTCGTCTTTAGATAGCTCAGTTCCGCAAGGAAAGATGTGATCAGCTCTTTCATCTTCCGGTCATCCATAGAGGTTAGCTCAGCCCGCTGAAAAAGAACCAGCGAGCGGGTGTCTTTGTCGTAGCCAATGGTGGCGCTTCCGGTCTCTTGACCAAAGAGGTTGGACGACAGTGCTTCGAGGGCAACTTCCAACTCCCCCCCGTGAGGCAGGCTGTCTAGCACCGCGAAAAGGTAGAACTTGTCAGGTTCGAGCGATTCTTCAAAAGCGAGGACTGTTTCATTGTTAATTTGCACTTTGATGATCGGGTCGTCGCTCTGTATGGGGTATCCCCCTGTCGAGCGCAGGAATCCATTGACGGCTTCTTTCAGGTCCATAGAGTCCCTTTGGTTATAATCAGTAATCTCACCTTAGGAAATTGTTAATCTAATAATATAATGTCGCCACACCTTAATTTTATTATCAATAATATGTGTTGTCAATAAATTAAATGTTAAGATTGTTTAAATAAAAAAGGAATGTTTATGGTGGTGTGTTAATTTATTTATTTATCTTATTATTTGTTTGAGTTATACGTCAGGATCTCTTATTTTATTATAATTATTAATAATTATTGGTGTTTTGAGTTTATGTCGTCACTTAGCTTTGTCAGTGGAGCAGAAAAAATTGTCCTGGGATCCTATCTGCATCTTGAGCAACATTCGCAACTGCTCGCGGAAATTGTCAGCAGGGTAGCGGCCGTTGCGCTGCTTTCGCTGTCTGCGGCACTGGATATGGCTTTTCATACCGCGATGATCCTGCCTGCACTCCTGTACGCCTGTGGTAAGAGTGCTATTCAAGGGCAAGCCGATTTTACCCTTCCTTGGCAGCACCTGCAGAGAGTCCGCAATGCGGTGGCTCCCTTGATCTTGGGAAGCGCCCTCGGCCTGATCCACCCTTATGCAGGTCTTTTCGCCAGTGAACCGACGGACAAACACATCGTCGCCGGCATGCTTTCATCCAATGTATGCCAGCTCTCTGAAACGCCTTGCAGTCCAGTGCATAGCCTCCAGATGTCTTCGGAAATAGCCTCTTCCTGCAAAGAGGTTTTTTCCGAGCAAGAGAGAGAGGCTCTTCGTGATGCGGCAAGTTATGAATATTCTCTTCAGTCCCTGCAGGCTCAGGAATATATCCACAAAATCACGAACGTTACCCTCTATGCTATGGCCCAAATCAAAATCGCCATCGACTACTCGGGGCTGAATGATTTCACGAAAGAGGCGCTTGTTCGGCTTTCGGGAGTTTTGGTTCCCGTTCTAACCGCGGTTGACCTTGTCATTGTCGTTTTGGTGCAGGCTTTTTTCTTAACGACGGGGGTGATACGCCTGATTTCAGGCCGGGGGCCGATCTACACGGAAGCGACAACGAACCCGCTCATGCATGTCTCATTCCTGATCCAGAATATTCTCAAGGTGGTGGGTAACTTGGTGGGAACTCTCGTCTGGTTTGTCTCGCCGCTGGATGGATTCCGGGTTAGCCTTTCACTTCCCAATCTTTATTTCAAAATAGAGTTGGCAATTTTTAACCTGCGCCTGAAGGCCCGCATGTTTTTTATGCAAGAAAACAGCCGTTTTCTGCTGCCGATCGTTTACGGGACGGGGGAGTGCTCTGTGTTGTCCGTACCGACGCACAGCATGCACAAGACGTATCTGATCGTGGAGCAAAAGGAGGGCGCTTTCAATTTATACTGGGTGAATAGACCCTTTGTCGAGGCGAAGAGGGGCTTAACGCTAGGAGAGGCCAGCTTGCAGATCGGCGAGATGCTGGATGAGCGTTATCCGTTTATGGATATCGAAAAGATGATGAATTATCCTGTTAAAGCCAAGAGCCCGAGTTTTGGTGGCGCTATCAGCCTGTCACAGGTCGCCAGTCAGGGAAGTCCCACCAATTGTGTGGTTTCCAATCTCTTTGGAGCCCTTGAGGTGATGGACCGACTGGAAGGCAAGGATGAAAGCTTTTCAGCCTTTCGTTACCTGTGTGTCCGGAAGTATCTCGATAAGACTTACGGATTCTATCAGGGGGGATTCTACCCTTTCAGCAATAGTCTAACCTTAGAAGGCCTATTTGAAAGCTCGAGAAATCATCCCACCGCTTCCATCTAAATCGGTTTAGTTAGTGGTTCTGGCAACTCTGAATCCGGTGAAGGAATCGGAGTGCTCAGGAGCAAGCGCGATGCGCTCAAAACTCCTGACGCCATCGGCTAAACTGTCATAGCACCCTCCTTTGGCCACTTTAAGACTTCCGGACAGGGGGCCTAAGGGGTTTTTTTCAAGGTGGAGAAGAGAGGGGCTGTCGAAGTACCAATCCTGCACCCATTCAAAGACGTTGCCGCTCATATCGTAGGCGCCGATGGGGCTTTTGGCATCTTCTGTTTTTTTAGGAATCAGATCCTCGGGTGAAAGAGGGATGGTGTTCACGCCGTTATAAAACCCGACCGGCGTCGTGGCAACCCGGTGGAAAGCAGAAGTTCCTGGATTGGATTTATAATTTGCAAGGCTTCTGTTGATGACATCTTTTGAAAAGCCATAAATCCACTTTTTGATTTCACTTACGTTATTGCCACCGCGCACGGAGGCAGCTCTTTCCCACTCGGCCTCAGTGGGAAGACGCAGACCAAAGGTGTTGCAAAACTCTTGGGCGCCAATCCAAGTGACGTGGATAACCGGGTAGTTGTCAAATCCCGGTAGTACCATGAAAGGTTTGACCTTATCCTGAGTCGGTCGGAAAGAGATCTGGCTGTCGGCGTTGGCCTCCATCGTGCGGAAGACGACGTTTCCTTTCACGTTGGTGAACACTCCCCGTTGGTTATCCTTCGGCCTGATGGAACCCTCCTGCAGGGCAATGTTCAGCCAGTCGCAAAACTGACCGTTGGTCACTTCGTATTTCGAAATCTCGAAGGTCGACAGCTCGACCACCTGTGCCGGAAAGGTGTTTTCAGTGTCTTTACGGTAGGGATCCCCAAAGATCGAGAGTCCGGCGGGAACGAATATCAAGTCCTTATAGAGCTCGTCGATGGTCTTTCTCGGCGTTTCTGTGACCGAAACGGCTGGCTCTTGCTTTTCTACCTTTTCCTCGAAGACCGGTGTGATCGACTCCGTGGCGAAGGCATCGATGTAGATCTCTTTCGCCGGCAGCGGTGTTCCGGCTCCAGTGCGGCCTATCGGGGTGAATATGACCTTCCAGTTGCCTTCAGGGAGGGGTATGCTTTTGGAGTAGTCGGTAACCTCTTCCCGGATGGTGTCGAAGTTGCCCGATTTAGGCTCCAGCTTCACGCTGAAGCGGGCAATATTTCCGGTGATCTTCAGCATGCCGGCAAAGGTGTATTCCCCTTCTACTGTCTCTTCGTGCTTTCTGAATCGCGATAGGGAGATGTAAAGGGATTTCGGCGGAATATAACGCGTTGGATCTTTGGATGAAAAGGTAAGGGTGTAATTTCCCGGCAATAGCCCCTCGAAGCGGTATTGGTCGCCACTGCCCTCTAAAGAAAGAGGCCCGTTGGTCTGCTTTAGGGTAAACGTTGCATCGGATGTGTTTGTGATCACTAAAATTTTGCCACCGCCCCGCAGTTTAGGGCGGATGAGGGCGTTCTGACCCTGCTTTAAGCTGAATTTTACCGGCGTAATCTCCTCATAGAAAGAGGGCGGCTTAAAGGAAATGACATAATTGCCAAGAGGAATTCCCGGACTTGTCCACTCAATTTTGTTACTGCGGGCTACCTGCGTCACCCTGAGGGGCTGTTTGAGAGCGCTTCCTTCGATTTGGATATTCAGCGCATCGCCGGTTGGCATGTCAGTCATCACTTGCACAACGCCTAAAATGCGCTTATAGAAGATTTCAAGCGACTGCGTCTGATTGGGTTGGACAGAAAATGGAGTCTGCGGCAGGAGCTTGACTTCGTAGTTTTCCAGCTCTTCGGCCGTCAACTGATAGCCGGATCCGGCTGGAACCGTCAAGTCTTTAACGCTCCCTTCTCCCGAAGCGATGCGCGCTCCATCTTTATAGAGAACCCAGCGGGCAGCGGGCACGTTGCTGCGGATATTCAGATAGCCCGGCTGGGGTGCGTAACTGTCAAACGGCTGCGAATAAAAGCGCACTTCATGCATGGGGGGCGCTTCTCTTTGATAGGGGGACTCGTAGGCCAGTTCAACATCGGGTTGGCTGCCGATCTCTTTGGCAAGTAATTTGAGCTCCTGATCGACTTTGACAACTCCTCCCTGAACCAGTGAAACTTTTCTTGGCTCCACCTTTTCAAATAGCCCGTCGCTGTTGGGCATGATGAATTTTAAAGTATAGGCTCCCTCGGGCAGGTTTTCGATCAGAACCATTCGTTTGCTCGTCTCCGGATCGTCAACGTAGGAGTTGCCCTGAGGATAAAGGTGCAGGTCTCCTCTTTCAGAAATGAGCCAGAAGCGCACACGGTCTAATCGGATACGATCTTCACCGGTGTTGTAGGTGACCACCAGTGTACACAGGCCTTTATCCTGGGATGATTGCAGCTGCGCTTTTGGCAAGAGGATGGATGCCAGAAGTAAAAGCAGCCAAAAGCTGAAGACCGCGCTGTATTTTGATCGGGAAAAAGAGAGCTCCATGCTTGTTTTGATAAACCTGCTTTGAAGGAATTATTAAAAGGATGACACTTGGTATGCCGCAAAATTTGAGATTTTTGCTTTGAGAAAGCCTCGGGATTGAAAGATTGCAAGTCATCTCATGTTTCTAATATTAGGTGGCTTACGATTTTTCAATCTGAGAGAGCTTTCTCGTTGCCAAAAACCAAATTTCGAGACACTTTCGGCATAGACGACAGTGCCCCGGTAAATGCGGTTTAGCCGCACGATAACAAATTCTGATTTTGGACGAAATCGTATACCGAAACGAATCAAAGAATTTGCAGTGATCGCTAAGGAGAAGGGGTTGGCTGTCGAAAGCGTCTCAAAATTTGAGACACTTTCTGGTAAGTACAGGAATGATCGAATGATTTTTCTGCAGCGGCTTTCTCTTGCGGGTGAATCCCACTTCGTCGGCGCAAGGGGAACGAGGGTTTACCGGATCGTGCTGTCGATTACAACGCCCTTGTAATTAATAGCTTGGTACTGACGGACTCTGCCTTTCAAGGAGACTAGGATAAAATGCCTCTCAGGCAGGGCCTTTACGAGATACCATTTTGAATCGAGATCTTTTGGCTGCCTTGGTTCTTTGATGCCGAAGGCTCCATCTCCTAAAAATAGAACCCCTTTTTCTTCGTCGATTTTTCCTTTGAAGAGGGGGTGTGTTCTTTTGTAGGCATGGTCATGATGTTCGAAGGCAGCGTTTAAGGAGGCTGCTTCGAAGTAAGGGACCCATGTTTCACGAACCTTTGTGCTGACTTTTCCCTCATATTTTCGGACGGAAGGGTAGGCCGGAACGTGGTAGGCTGCAAATTTGTTGGGGACCTGACTGCGTTTCAGCAATGTATCTTGCAACCACCTTGCCTGCTCGCCCTCTATACTTTGCGTGTGTTCAGAGTCGAGGACGATAAAGGTCATATAGTCGCCGAAATCCAGCACATAATTTGTCTTCGGTTCTGGCGTTGCAAAAAGGGCGTAGTAGAATTCGGCTTGGTCCCTTGTTTGTAGGTAGCGTCCGATCACTTCGTGGTTGCCGATGACCGGAACCAAGGGGATGATGCGGCCATCGGGAGCTACCATCGTGTCCTGCCAGGCTTTAAGCCAGGTGAACCAGCGCTTGGCGTCTTCGCCAAAGAGACTGACGACCGGCGCGGCATAGGCCAGATCCCCGCCCGCCACGACGAAGAGCGGGTCTTGGGCGGCCGCTTGTCTCATGGTTTCTTTAAGGTCCTCAATACCATCGTGGTACATGTCTCCGCCCACGGCAAACCGTAGCGTTCGAGTCAGGTGGGAGGGCGCTGTGCGGAAAAAATAGACCTTTCCCTCATCGCTGAAGCGGAACTCGTAGGCTTGACCCGGCTTTAGGGAGGTCAGTTCCACGGAGTGGATGAAGTAGGGCAGCTTTTGCGGCATGCGGATATGGCGTCCGTTTGCACTTTCCCAAGCCGAGGTGCCTCTCTCCCGCCACTCGATCGTATCGTTTGCCCGGTCGTCTTTGGTGACATAGCGCACGGTCATGGTGGTATTGGGCAGTTTTTGCCACGTCAGAAAGAAGCTGACCGGTTCATATGCCTCTGGCAGCAGAGCTTGCTTGCCGATCAGCAACACGAAAAGTAGGGTAGCAAAAAGCCGAGCCATGGGTAAGCCTTTAGTTCTTATCTGCTTTATGAATAACTTGGGAAAGCTTTTCAGTCAGCTTTTCTAAGATATCCGTTGTTTGACGAATGAACGGGCTGAGCGCGTTTTGGCTCATCTCGTTTTGCGAAAGCAATGCAAGATCGTACACTTCGTTTGCAAGTGTTTTAGCCAGATCGCTGTCGATCGCGTCGATAGCGCGTATGTTGGCGATCAGGGGGTTATTGGTGTTGATCACAAATGTTGTTTTATCAAAGAAAGACTTTCCTTTGTCTACGTTGCCCGGATCGAAGGCCATCATGTAGTCGCGCATTCTTCTCTGTTCCTCTTCGATGAGAATCATGCCCGGCACCTGGTCCATCGAGAGGCTTTTTGCCTCGACCGACACATTCTCCTTATCCAGTTTTTTCTCGAAGAAATCCGCCAGCTTGGCACTTTCGCTTTTTCCTTCGGAATCGAGGACAACCTTTTCTCTCTCTTTATCCAGAAGATCCTCATGGAGCGAAGCGTCAATGCGCTTGAACTTCCAGGGAGCCATCTTCTCTTCGAGGAAATGCATCAGATGCGCATCGAAGGGTCCTGTAGACCTTAAAATCTCAATTCCCTTTTCCCTCCACATCGAGA
This genomic window from Estrella lausannensis contains:
- a CDS encoding type III secretion system chaperone → MDLKEAVNGFLRSTGGYPIQSDDPIIKVQINNETVLAFEESLEPDKFYLFAVLDSLPHGGELEVALEALSSNLFGQETGSATIGYDKDTRSLVLFQRAELTSMDDRKMKELITSFLAELSYLKTKFQELGTLTDLPG
- a CDS encoding purple acid phosphatase family protein produces the protein MARLFATLLFVLLIGKQALLPEAYEPVSFFLTWQKLPNTTMTVRYVTKDDRANDTIEWRERGTSAWESANGRHIRMPQKLPYFIHSVELTSLKPGQAYEFRFSDEGKVYFFRTAPSHLTRTLRFAVGGDMYHDGIEDLKETMRQAAAQDPLFVVAGGDLAYAAPVVSLFGEDAKRWFTWLKAWQDTMVAPDGRIIPLVPVIGNHEVIGRYLQTRDQAEFYYALFATPEPKTNYVLDFGDYMTFIVLDSEHTQSIEGEQARWLQDTLLKRSQVPNKFAAYHVPAYPSVRKYEGKVSTKVRETWVPYFEAASLNAAFEHHDHAYKRTHPLFKGKIDEEKGVLFLGDGAFGIKEPRQPKDLDSKWYLVKALPERHFILVSLKGRVRQYQAINYKGVVIDSTIR
- a CDS encoding SUMF1/EgtB/PvdO family nonheme iron enzyme codes for the protein MELSFSRSKYSAVFSFWLLLLLASILLPKAQLQSSQDKGLCTLVVTYNTGEDRIRLDRVRFWLISERGDLHLYPQGNSYVDDPETSKRMVLIENLPEGAYTLKFIMPNSDGLFEKVEPRKVSLVQGGVVKVDQELKLLAKEIGSQPDVELAYESPYQREAPPMHEVRFYSQPFDSYAPQPGYLNIRSNVPAARWVLYKDGARIASGEGSVKDLTVPAGSGYQLTAEELENYEVKLLPQTPFSVQPNQTQSLEIFYKRILGVVQVMTDMPTGDALNIQIEGSALKQPLRVTQVARSNKIEWTSPGIPLGNYVISFKPPSFYEEITPVKFSLKQGQNALIRPKLRGGGKILVITNTSDATFTLKQTNGPLSLEGSGDQYRFEGLLPGNYTLTFSSKDPTRYIPPKSLYISLSRFRKHEETVEGEYTFAGMLKITGNIARFSVKLEPKSGNFDTIREEVTDYSKSIPLPEGNWKVIFTPIGRTGAGTPLPAKEIYIDAFATESITPVFEEKVEKQEPAVSVTETPRKTIDELYKDLIFVPAGLSIFGDPYRKDTENTFPAQVVELSTFEISKYEVTNGQFCDWLNIALQEGSIRPKDNQRGVFTNVKGNVVFRTMEANADSQISFRPTQDKVKPFMVLPGFDNYPVIHVTWIGAQEFCNTFGLRLPTEAEWERAASVRGGNNVSEIKKWIYGFSKDVINRSLANYKSNPGTSAFHRVATTPVGFYNGVNTIPLSPEDLIPKKTEDAKSPIGAYDMSGNVFEWVQDWYFDSPSLLHLEKNPLGPLSGSLKVAKGGCYDSLADGVRSFERIALAPEHSDSFTGFRVARTTN